In the Ferribacterium limneticum genome, CCAGGTAGTCAATAAGGGCGAAAAGATCGTTGAAGGCGAACCGGATCCGCACGATATCCTGCGTTTGCAGGGGGTTGAGGCGCTGGCCCGCTACATCACCGACGAAGTTCAGGACGTTTATCGTCTGCAGGGCGTGAAGATCAACGACAAGCACATTGAAGTGATCGTCCGTCAGATGCTGCGTCGGGTGACCATCGTCGAGCCGGGCGATACCAAGTTCATCAAGTCCGAGCAAGTCGAACGAGCCGAACTGCTGGCTGAGAATGATCGCGCCAATGCCGAGGGCAAGCTCCCGGCAACGATCGAACACATGCTGCTGGGTATTACCAAGGCATCGCTGTCGACCGACTCGTTCATCTCTGCTGCGTCCTTCCAGGAAACAACGCGTGTGCTGACCGAGGCTGCCATCATGGGCAAGCGCGACGAGCTGCGTGGTCTCAAGGAAAACGTCATCGTCGGACGCCTCATCCCGGCGGGTACCGGTCTGGCTTACCACCGTAGCCGCAAGGCTCAGTTGGCGGGCGAAGACATTGCGGCCTCCCGTCCGATCGAAGAGGCAACTGCCGAAAACGCAACACAGGACGCCGCTCAGGGCCTGTGATCCGTCTTGCAACCCCCGTGCCACGTTGACACGGGGGTTGATCAGCCATAGAATTTATGGTCTTTGTCGGCAGAGGCTAATCATTGTCTCTGCTTTGGATAACAAAATTGCCGTCGTGCACCATTTTTCGGTGCCCGGCTGTTGAAGGAAGTTTGATATGCCGACCATCAACCAGCTCGTGCGCAAACCGCGCGTAGCCGAAAAGGCCAAGAGCAAGGTTCCTGCTCTGGAAAAGTGCCCGCAGAAGCGTGGCGTCTGCACCCGTGTTTATACCACCACCCCGAAGAAGCCGAACTCCGCGCTCCGTAAGGTTTGCAAGGTTCGTCTGACGAATGGCTTCGAAGTCATTTCGTACATCGGCGGTGAAGGCCACAACCTGCAGGAGCACTCTGTGGTCCTGATTCGTGGTGGTCGTGTCAAGGACTTGCCGGGTGTGCGCTATCACACCGTGCGTGGCTCCCTGGATACGCAGGGCGTCAAGGATCGTAAGCAATCCCGTTCCAAGTACGGCGCCAAGCGTCCGAAGGCTGCTTAATTCTTAAGTGGCTTAAGTAAGTGGTCGCTCTGTTGGGCGGCTGAGAGGGCCGGGTGGGTGAAAACCCCTTCCCGGCTTTTCAACTGAATCGTGTTTAATTGAGGTTAATATGCCCCGTCGTCGTGAAGTACCCAAGCGTGACATTCTGCCGGATCCGAAGTTCGGCAACGTTGAAGTCTCCAAGTTCGTTAACGCCATCATGCAAAGCGGCAAGAAGTCCGTTGCTGAGCGCATCGTTTATGGTGCTTTCGATATCATCACCACCAAGGGTGGCAAGGATCCTCTCGAAGTCTTCAGCGCTGCCATGAGCAACGTGAAGCCGATGGTCGAAGTCAAGTCCCGTCGTGTTGGTGGTGCAAACTATCAAGTTCCGGTTGAAGTGCGCCCGGCTCGTCGCGCCGCGCTGGCAATGCGCTGGCTGCGTGAGTCCGCCCGCAAGCGTTCTGAGAAGTCCATGGGTCAGCGTCTGGCTGCTGAAATGCTGGAGGCTGCTGAAAATCGCGGTGGCGCTGTCAAGAAGCGCGACGAAGTGCACCGCATGGCTGAAGCCAACAAGGCCTTCGCTCACTTCCGCTTCTAATTTTCAAAGGGCTTTAACGTGGCACGTAAAACTCCCATCGAGCGCTACCGCAATATCGGTATCAGCGCGCACATCGACGCCGGCAAGACGACGACGACTGAACGTATTCTTTACTACACCGGTGTTAATCACAAGATCGGTGAAGTTCATGACGGCGCTGCCACCATGGACTGGATGGAGCAGGAGCAGGAGCGTGGTATTACTATTACCTCCGCTGCGACCACCTGTTTCTGGAGTGGTATGGACAAGCAGTTCCAGCCGCACCATATCAACATCATCGACACCCCGGGTCACGTTGACTTCACTATCGAAGTTGAGCGTTCCATGCGTGTTCTTGATGCTGCCTGCATGGTTTACTGTGCGGTTGGTGGTGTTCAGCCGCAGTCTGAGACTGTTTGGCGTCAGGCCAACAAGTACGGCGTGCCGCGTCTGGCCTTCGTGAACAAGATGGACCGTTCCGGTGCCAACTTCTTCAAGGTCGTTGACCAGCTCAAGCTGCGTCTGAAAGCGAATCCGGTGCCTATCGTCATTCCTATTGGCGCCGAAGACAAGTTCGAAGGTGTGGTTGACCTGATCAAGATGAAGGCAATCTACTGGGATGAGGCTTCTCAGGGCATGAAGTACGATGCTCGCGAAATCCCGGCCGAGCTGGCTGATGATGCCGCCACCTGGCGCGAACAGATGGTCGAAGCTGCTGCCGAAGCCTCTGAAGATCTGATGAACAAGTACCTCGAAGAGGGTGAGCTTTCTGAGGCTGACATTATTCTTGGTCTGCGTACCCGCACCATTGCCTGTGAAATCCAGCCGATGCTTTGCGGTACCGCCTTCAAGAACAAGGGCGTTCAGAAGATGCTCGACGCTGTTATCGAGCTGCTGCCGTCGCCGGTTGATATTCCGCCGGTCAAGGGTATTCTCGAGAACGACTCCGAAGGTGAGCGTCGCGCAGCTGACGACGAGGCGTTCTCGGCTCTGGCATTCAAGATCATGACTGACCCGTTTGTCGGTCAGTTGATCTTCTTCCGTGTTTACTCCGGTGTTATCAACTCCGGTGACACTGTTTACAACCCGGTTAAGGGTCGTAAGGAGCGTCTCGGCCGTATCCTTCAGATGCACGCCAACCAGCGTGAGGAAATCAAGGAAGTGCGCGCTGGTGACATCGCTGCCGCCGTGGGTCTGAAAGAAGCAACCACCGGCGATACGCTGTGTGATCCGCAAAAGGTTATTACCCTTGAGCGTATGGTTTTCCCAGAGCCGGTGATTCACGTTGCCGTCGAGCCGAAGACCAAGGCTGACCAGGAAAAGATGGGTCTGGCGCTGGGTCGTCTGGCTCAGGAGGATCCGTCCTTCCGTGTGCGTACTGACGAAGAATCCGGCCAAACCATCATTTCCGGTATGGGTGAACTGCACCTGGAAATTCTGGTTGACCGCATGCGTCGCGAATTCAACGTTGACGCCTCCGTTGGTGCGCCTCAGGTTGCTTATCGTGAGTGCATCAAGAAGTCTGTCGAGCAGGAAGGTAAGTTCGTCAAGCAGTCTGGCGGTCGCGGTCAGTTCGGTCACGTCTGGCTCAAGATTGAGCCGAACGAAGCCGGCAAGGGCTACGAATTCATCGACGCCATCAAGGGCGGTGTGGTTCCCCGTGAATTCATTCCGGCGGTTGACAAAGGTCTGCGCGATGCAGTGACCAGTGGTGTTCTGGCTGGCTTCCCGGTAGTCGATGTCAAATTCACCCTGTTTGATGGTTCCTACCACGACGTTGACTCCAACGAAAATGCCTTCCGTATGGCCGCTTCGATGGCCTTCAAGGAAGGTATGAAGAAGGCTAGTCCGACCCTGCTCGAGCCGATGATGGCGGTTGAGGTTGAAACGCCTGAGGAATACATGGGCAACGTTATGGGCGACCTTTCGTCCCGTCGCGGCATCGTGCAGGGCATGGAAGATCAGGTTGGCGGCATCAAGGTCGTCAAGGCTGAGGTTCCTCTGTCCGAGATGTTTGGTTACTCGACTTCCGTGCGCTCCCTGTCGCAAGGTCGCGCTACCTACTCGATGGAATTCAAGCACTACACCGAAGCGCCGAAGAACGTCGCTGAGGCCGTCATTAACAAGAAGTAATCTGGAGAGCTGATAATGGCTAAGGAAAAATTCGCGCGTACGAAACCGCACGTAAACGTTGGTACGATTGGTCACGTTGACCACGGCAAGACGACGCTGACGGCTGCGATCACCACGGTGCTGTCCGCCAAGTTCGGTGGTGCTGCCAAGAAATATGACGAAATCGACGCTGCGCCGGAAGAAAAGGCCCGCGGTATCACGATTAATACTGCTCACGTCGAATACGAAACCGCCAACCGTCACTACGCCCACGTTGACTGCCCGGGTCACGCTGACTACGTCAAGAACATGATTACCGGTGCTGCCCAGATGGACGGCGCCATCCTCGTCTGTTCCGCTGCTGACGGCCCGATGCCGCAAACCCGCGAACACATCCTGCTCGCCCGTCAAGTTGGCGTGCCGTACGTGCTCGTGTTCATGAACAAGTGCGACATGGTTGACGACGCCGAACTGCTCGAACTGGTCGAAATGGAACTGCGCGAGCTGCTCTCCAAGTACGACTTCCCGGGCGACGACACCCCGATCATTCACGGCTCCGCCCTGAAGGCCCTCGAAGGCGACCAATCCGAAATCGGCGAACCGTCGATCTTCCGTCTGGCAGATGCCCTGGACACCTACATCCCTGATCCTGAGCGTGCCATCGATCAGCCGTTCCTGATGCCGGTTGAAGACGTCTTCTCCATCTCTGGTCGCGGTACCGTCGTGACCGGTCGTGTTGAGCGTGGCATCGTCAAGGTTGGCGAAGAAATCGAAATCGTCGGCATCCGCCCGACCGTCAAGACCATCTGTACCGGTGTTGAAATGTTCCGCAAGCTGCTCGACCAAGGTCAGGCTGGCGACAACATTGGCGCCCTGCTACGTGGTACCAAGCGTGAAGACGTCGAGCGTGGCCAGGTGCTGTGCAAGCCGGGTTCTGTCAAGCCGCATACCCACTTCACCTCCGAAGTGTACATCCTGTCCAAGGATGAAGGCGGCCGTCACACCCCGTTCTTCAATGGTTACCGTCCGCAGTTCTACTTCCGCACGACCGACGTCACTGGTTCCATCGAGCTGCCGGAAGGCACCGAAATGGTCATGCCGGGCGACAACATCGCCATGACGATCAAGCTGATTGCACCGATCGCCATGGAAGAAGGTCTGCGCTTCGCCATCCGTGAAGGCGGTCGTACCGTCGGCGCCGGCGTCGTCGCCAAGATCATCGAGTAATCGTTCTTTTTGAAAATCGGGGTAGGTAGATTGCCTACCCCATCGTTCTTTGGAAGCCAAAAATGCAAAGCCAAAAAATCCGTATCCGTCTGAAGGCCTTCGACTATCGCCTGATCGATCAATCCGCTCAGGAAATCGTTGAAACCGCCAAGCGTACCGGTGCTGTCGTTCGTGGTCCCGTTCCGCTGCCAACCCGCAAGCAGCGTTTCGATATCCTGCGTTCGCCGCACGTCAATAAGGCTTCCCGCGATCAGCTCGAAATTCGTACCCATCTGCGTCTGATGGATATCGTTGATCCGACCGACAAGACAGTCGATGCGCTGATGAAGCTGGATCTACCGGCTGGTGTCGACGTCGAAATCAAGTTGCAGTAATAGTAGTTCGCGGATATAATCCGCGCCTTTCGGGGGTGGCCGGCGACGGCTGCCCATTTGTTGTTTTACATCGACCGGCCAATCGCAGCCGGCGATGAGGAGAATAACCATGAGTCTAGGCCTTGTTGGTCGCAAGGTTGGCATGACTCGCATTTTTGCCGAGGATGGCGCGTCCATTCCGGTAACTGTGCTTGACGTGTCAAACAACCGCGTGACCCAAGTCAAAACGCCGGAGATCGATGGCTACGCAGCCATTCAGGTCGCATTCGGCAAGCGCCGTGCCTCGCGCGTTTCCAAGCCCCTGGCTGGCCATCTGGCCAAGGCGGGTGTGGAAGCCGGGCATGTGCTCAAGGAATTCCAGATCGAAGCTGATCAACTAGCTAGTTTCAAGGCCGGTGATCAGGTTGCTGTCACCATTTTTGCCGAAGGGCAAAAAGTTGATGTGACCGGTACCTCGATCGGTAAGGGTTTCCAGGGTGGTATCAAGCGCCACAATTTCAGTTCCAACCGTGCTTCCCATGGTAACTCGCTGTCGCATAACGCGCCGGGTTCCATTGGTATGGCGCAGGATCCGGGTCGTGTTTTCCCGGGCAAGCGCATGGCTGGTCATCTGGGTGATGTTCAGTCCACGATGCAGGGACTGACGATTGTTCGCGTTGATGCCGATCGCCAGCTGTTGCTGGTCAAGGGTGCCGTTCCCGGCGCCAAGGGTTCCGACGTCGTTGTGCGTCCGGCGGTCAAGGCTTAAGGGGGCGACATGGAACTCAAGGTTATTAACGAACAAGGTCAGGAAGCAGCGAAGCTGCAGGCTTCCGATGTGCTGTTCGGTCGCGACTTTAACGAAGCGTTGGTACATCAGATCGTCGTTGCCTATCAGGCAAACGCCCGTTCTGGCGACCGTCAGCAGAAAGATCGCTCCGAAGTCCGTCACACCACCACCAAGCCGTGGCGTCAGAAGGGCACTGGTCGTGCTCGTGCTGGTTCCAATGGCAGCCCGCTGTGGCGCGGAGGCGGTCGGATTTTCCCGAACTCTCCTGAAGAAAACTTCAGCCAGAAGGTTAACAAGAAGATGTTCCGCGCCGGTATGGCTGCGATCCTCTCTGAGTTGGCTCGTCAGGACCGCCTCGTCGTTATCGACGATCTGTCCATTGATGCGCCCAAGACCAAGCTATTCACGCAGAAGCTGAAGGGCATGGGTCTTGAAGGCAATCTTCTGGTCATCACTGACGCGCTGAACGAAAATCTGTATCTCTCGTCGCGCAACCTGCCTAACGTTCTGGTTCTCGAAGCTCAGGAAGCTGATCCGGTTTCTCTGGTCCGCTTCGCCAAGGTTCTGGTTACCAAGAATGCCGTGGCCAAGTTCGAGGAGATGTGGGGATGAATCAAGAGCGTCTGATGCAGGTGCTGCTGGCACCGCAAATCTCCGAGAAGGCAACTTATGTTGCTGACAAGTATGAGCAAGTGATCTTCCGCGTTGCATCTGATGCAACCAAGCCGGAAATCAAGGCTGCTGTCGAGCTGCTCTTCAAGGTGGAAGTCGAAGGTGTTCAGGTTTCCAACGTGAAGGGCAAGGTTAAGCGCTTCAAGGGTGCAACCGGTCGTCGTAAGGGCTGGAAGAAAGCCTACGTGAGCCTCAAACCGGGTCAGGAAATCAATTTCGTTGAAGGGGGGAATGCGTAATGGCACTCGTTAAAGTCAAGCCGACTTCCCCTGGTCGTCGCGCCGTTGTTCAGGTCGTAAACGCCAACCTTCACAAAGGCAAGCCGTTTGCTGCGCTGGTTGAAGCCAAGTCTGGCAATGCTGGTCGCAACAACAACGGTCGCATCACCGTACGTCATCAGGGTGGTGGTCACAAGCAGGCCTATCGTGTTATCGATTTCAAGCGCAATAAGGACGGGATTCCCGCCAAGGTTGAGCGTCTGGAATACGATCCGAACCGTACTGCGAATATTGCGCTGCTTTGTTATGCCGACGGTGAGCGTCGCTACATCATCGCCAACAAGGGTATGGTGGTTGGTCAGCCGATCATGAGCGGTTCGGAAGCGCCGATCAAATCGGGTAATGCTCTGCCGATCCGCAATATTCCGGTTGGTACGACCATTTGCTGTGTTGAGATGTTGCCAGGCAAGGGCGCGCAGATTGCTCGTTCGGCCGGTACTTCCGTCCAGTTGCTGGCTCGCGAAGGTGCATATGCTCAGATTCGCCTTCGCTCCGGTGAGGTGCGCCGTGTGCACGTCGAGTGCCGCGCTACCATCGGTGAAGTGGGTAACGAAGAGCATAACCTGCGCAAGTTCGGTAAAGCCGGTGCGATGCGTTGGCGTGGTATTCGTCCGACCGTCCGTGGTACTGCCATGAACCCTGTGGATCACCCGCACGGTGGTGGTGAAGGCCGTACTGGCGAAGGCCGCGTGCCGGTTAATCCGTGGGGTCAGCCCACCAAGGGTTACCGCACCCGCAGCAACAAGCGCACGAACAGCATGATCGTTCAGCGCCGTCATAAGCGTTAAGGGGTAGGAAATGGGACGTTCTCTCAAAAAGGGCCCGTTTGTTGATGCGCACCTGATCGACAAAGTCGAAGCAGTTCGCGCTACCAGCGACAAGCGCCCGATCAAGACCTGGTCGCGTCGTTCGACGATCCTCCCCGAGTTCATCGGCCTGACGATTGCGGTCCACAATGGCAAGCAGCATATTCCGGTGTTCGTCACCGAAAATATGGTCGGTCACAAGCTCGGCGAGTTCTCGCTGACCCGTACGTTCAAGGGTCACACCGCCGGCAAGAAGGCCAAGAAGTAAGGAGCTGACATGGAAACTCGTGCAAGTCTGCGAGGCGTACGCCTCTCTGCGCAAAAGGGCCGCTTGGTTGCGGATCTGGTGCGCGGCAAGCCGGTTGGTCAGGCTCTCAACATCCTGGCTTTCTGCCCCAAAAAGGGCGCCGGTATCGTCAAAAAAGTGCTGGAGTCGGCAATCGCCAACGCCGAGCACAACGATGGTGCTGATATCGATGAGCTGACGGTGAAAACCATCTACGTCGAAAAAGGCATGGTGCTGAAGCGTTTTACCGCCCGCGCCAAGGGTCGTGGCAATCGGATCATCAAGCCGACCTGCCATATCTATCTGACCGTTGGTAACTAAGGAAGAGCCATGGGACAGAAAATTCATCCGACTGGCTTCCGCCTGGCAGTCACCAAAAACTGGAGTTCACGCTGGTACGCTAACAGCAAAGACTTCCCGGGTATGCTGAACGAAGACATCAAAGTTCGCGAATACCTGAAGCGTAAGCTTGCTCACGCTTCGGTTGGTCGTGTTCTGATTGAGCGTCCGGCCAAGAATGCCCGCGTCACCGTTTACTCCGCCCGCCCGGGTGTGGTTATCGGCAAGAAGGGCGAGGATATTGAACAACTGCGTTCGGATCTTCAGCGCATCATGGGCGTTCCCGTCCATGTTTCGATCGAAGAAATCCGCAAGCCGGAAATCGATGCCCAGCTAATCGCTGATTCAATTGCCCAGCAGCTCGAAAAGCGCATCATGTTCCGTCGCGCCATGAAGCGTGCGATGCAGAACGCCATGCGCCTCGGTGCCCAGGGCATCAAGGTCATGAGCGCCGGTCGTCTGAACGGTGCCGAAATTGCTCGTAGTGAATGGTATCGCGAAGGTCGTGTGCCCCTGCACACCCTGCGCGCCGACATCGACTACGCAACTTCGGAAGCGCTGACCACGTACGGAATCATTGGTATCAAGGTCTGGGTTTACAAGGGTGACATGCTTGACCGTAATGAGCAGCCGGCAGTTGAAGAGCCGGTAGCTGATGACCGTCGTCCGCGTCGCGCTCCTGGCAAGCCCGAAGGCGACAGGCCACGTACCCGCACGGTAAAGAAGACCGATGGTACGGTTGATCCGGCCAAGCGCGTAAGAAAGGCAGGTGCTTAACATGCTGCAACCTAACCGTCGCAAGTTCCGCAAGGAGCACAAGGGCCGCAATGAAGGTCTGGCGACTCGTGGCACGAAGGTTTCCTTCGGTGAGTGGGGTCTCAAGGCGATCGGTCGTGGTCGTCTGACGGCTCGTCAGATCGAAGCGGCTCGTCGCGCCATGACCCGTCATATCAAACGGGGCGGTCGCATCTGGATCCGTATCTTCCCGGACAAGCCGATTTCTAAGAAACCGGCCGAAGTTCGTATGGGTAACGGTAAGGGTAATCCGGAATATTGGGTTGCCGAGATCCAGCCCGGCAAGGTTCTGTACGAAATGGATGGTGTCAATGAAGCGCTGGCTCGTGAGGCATTTGCCCTTGCTGCGGCCAAGCTGCCGATTCCCACCACCTTCGTGACTCGTCATCTGGGGTAATCATGAAAGCTAGTGAACTGAGAACCAAGAGCGTGGACGAGCTCAAAAAGGAATTGCTGGACCTGTTGAAGGCCCAGTTCGGTCTGCGTATGCAACTTGCTACCCAGCAGTTGTCCAATACCAGCCAAATGTCCAAGGTGCGCCGCGACATCGCTCGCGTTCGCACGCTTATCCGTGAAAAGGCGGTGCAGCAATGAGCGAATCCTCCAGTAGCAAACGTACTCTCATTGGTCGCGTTGTCAGCGACAAGATGGAAAAGACGGTTACCGTCCTCGTTGAGCGTAAGGTCAAGCACCCTATGTATGGCAAGGTGATGGTTCGTTCGAAGAAGTACCATGCCCATAACGAAGGCAATTCGGCCAAGGCCGGTGATCTCGTTGAGATTGTCGAAACCCGTCCGGTTTCCCGTACCAAGACTTGGGCTGTGACCAGCGTTCTGGAAAAAGCGATCGTTGTATAACGAAAGTTTTTAAAAACGCTTGCGCAGTGATCAAAGAAGCCGGTATAATCCGGCTTCTTTTTTGCGACTGCCGTCCTGGTGGTTGCGAAGTTGTTCGACCCGTACGGGTTCCAAGACTGACCGCCTGGGCGGATTAAGTTGGAGTTTATTTAAATGATTCAGATGCAGACGACTCTGGATGTCGCCGATAACACCGGCGCGCGTTCAGTAATGTGTATCAAAGTGCTGGGTGGATCCAGGCGCCGTTATGCGGGCATTGGTGACATCATCAAGGTTAGCATCAAGGATGCTGCCCCGCGCGGTCGTGTCAAGAAGGGTGATGTATATAACGCCGTGGTGGTTCGTACTGCCAAGGGTGTTCGTCGTCCGGATGGCTCGCTGGTGCGCTTTGATGGCAATGCCGCAGTCCTTCTCAACAACAAGCTCGAGCCGATCGGCACGCGCATCTTTGGCCCGGTTACGCGCGAACTGCGTACCGAGCGCTTCATGAAGATCGTGTCGCTGGCGCCGGAAGTGCTGTAAGGAACGGATGATGGAAAAAATTCGCAAAGGCGACGAAATCGTCGTCATTACAGGTAAAGACAAGGGCAAACGCGGCACCGTGCTGCGCCGTGTCGATGATGAGCATGTGCTTGTCGAGGGTGTCAATCGTGCCAAAAAGCACGTTAAGCCGAACCCGGTCAAGGGTGTAGCTGGTGGCATCGTGGACAAAGACATGCCTATCCATATCTCCAATGTTGCGCTGTTCAATCCGGCGACCAAGAAGGCTGACCGTGTCGGCATCAAGGCGCTCGAGGATGGCCGCAAGGTTCGCGTGTTCAAGTCGAACGGCGAACTGGTAAACGCATAAGGGGTGGTCATGGCGCGTTTGCAACAGTTTTACAAGGACACTATTGTTTCCGATCTGGTCAAACAGTTCAGCTACAAGTCCGTGATGGAAGTTCCGCGTATCACCAAAATTACCCTGAATATGGGTGTTGGCGAGGCGGTTGCTGACAAGAAAGTTCTGGAAAATGCCGTTGGTGACATGCAGAAGATCGCAGGTCAAAAGCCGGTTACCACGAAGGCTCGCAAGTCGATCGCCGGCTTCAAGATTCGTGATGGTTATCCGATCGGTTGCATGGTCACCCTGCGTGGTCCTCGCATGTTCGAATTCCTGGATCGTCTGGTGACCATCGCCCTGCCGCGTGTTCGCGACTTCCGTGGTATTTCTGGCAAGGGTTTTGACGGCCAGGGTAACTACAACATGGGTGTCAAAGAGCAGATCATTTTCCCGGAAATTGAGTACGACAAGATCGATGCTCTGCGGGGTATGAATATCAGTATCACCACGACCGCGAAGACCGATGCAGAAGCCAAGGCTCTGCTGGCGGCCTTCAAGTTCCCGTTCAAGAATTGAGGCAATCATGGCAAAACTTGCTCTGATCAACCGCGAAGAGAAGCGCCGCAAGATGGTGGCTCAGTACGCTAAGAAGCGCGCTGCCCTGGAGGCGATCATCACCAACGTGAGCCTGTCTGACGAGGAGCGTTATGAAGCCCGTCTGAAATTCCAGGCCCTGCCGCGCAATTCCAGTCCGTCCCGTCTGCGCAATCGCTGCCAGCTGACTGGCCGTCCGCGTGGTGTTTTCCGTAAATTCGGTCTGTGCCGTAACAAGATCCGTGAGCTGGCCTTCAATGGCGAGATCCCGGGTATTGTTAAAGCCAGCTGGTAATCAGGAGATTCAGAAATGGCTATGAGCGATCCGATCGCGGACATGCTGACTCGCATCCGCAACGCCCAGCTCGCCGAAAAGGCGTCTGTCTCCATGCCCTCGTCCAAGGTCAAAGTGGCTATCGCTGCCGTGCTCAAGGATGAAGGCTACGTCGAAGATTTTGCAGTTCGTCAGGCTGACGGCAAGGCAACTCTCGAAATCGCACTCAAGTATTACGCCGGTCGCCCGGTTATTGAGCGCATCGAGCGTATTTCTAAGCCCGGTCTGCGTATCTACAAAGGCTGCGACGATATTCCGCGTGTCATGAATGGTCTTGGTGTGGCCATCGTTTCTACCCCGAAGGGCGTCATGACTGACCGCAAGGCTCGCGCCAGCAAGGTTGGCGGCGAAGTCCTTTGCATCGTGGCGTAAGGAGCGAAGCATGTCTCGTATTGGTAAGAATCCCGTAGTGCTGCCCGCCGGTGTTGAAGTCACCGTCGGTGAGCAGATCGTTGTCAAGGGACCGTTGGGTTCCCTGAAGACGGCCGCTCATTCAGCAGTCAATGTTGCCGTAGAAGGCCAGAACGTTACCGTTTCCAAGGTCGCTGGTGTAGCTAATGCTGCCGCCATGTGGGGCACCATGCGTGCCAACCTGAACAACATGGTGACCGGCGTTTCGAAGGGCTTCGAACGTAAGCTGCAGCTGGTTGGCGTGGGCTACCGTGCCCAGGCTCAGGGCGATACCCTGAATCTGTCGCTCGGCTTTTCCCATCCCGTGGCTCACAAGATGCCCGCCGGTGTGAAAGTCGAGTGTCCGACCCAGACCGAAATCCTGATCAAGGGTTCGGACAAGCAGCAAGTCGGTCAGGTTGCCGCCGAGATTCGTGCATATCGCAAGCCGGAGCCCTATAAGGGTAAGGGCGTTCGTTATGCCGATGAAGTGGTGGTTATCAAGGAAACCAAGAAGAAGTAAGGGTGGCATATGTTTAACAAGAAGCAAGCGCGTCTGCGCCGTGCCCGCAAAACCCGGGCCAAAATCGCCGAGCTCAAAGCTGTCCGTTTGTGCGTTAATCGTACGAACTGCCACATTTACGCCCAGATCATTTCGCCTTGCGGCGGTAAGGTTCTGGCTTCGGCTTCCACGCTGGACACCGATGTCCGTAAGGATGTTGCGAACGGCGGTAACAAGGCTGCTGCCACTACCGTTGGCAAGCTGATTGCCGAGCGCGCCAAGGCCGCCGGTATTGAGCAGGTAGCCTTTGACCGTTCCGGTCTCCAGTACCACGGACGTATTCAGGCGTTGGCGGAAGCCGCGCGTGAAGGCGGCCTGAAGTTCTAACCGACGGCAAAAGGACGAGGTTAAGAAATGGCTAAACCTGAAAGAAACAAGAAGCCGCAACAGGCTGAAGAGCGCGATGATGGCATGCGCGAGAAGATGGTTGCGGTTAACCGTGTTACCAAGGTTGTAAAGGGCGGCCGGATTCTCGGTTTTGCAGCCCTGACCGTGGTTGGTGACGGTGACGGTGGCATTGGCATGGGCAAGGGCAAGTCCCGCGAAGTGCCGGTTGCTGTCCAGAAGGCAATGGAAGAGGCTCGTCGCAAGATGGCCAAGGTCAGCCTGAAGAGCGGTACCGTTCATCACACCGTGATGGGTCGTCATGGTGCTACTACCGTGATGATTCAACCGGCTCCCGAAGGTACCGGCATTATCGCTGGCGGCGCAATGCGTGCTGTCTTCGAAGTCGTTGGTGTCACCAACGTGGTTGCCAAGGCTCACGGTTCGACCAATCCCTACAACATCGTGCGTGCCACCATCGACGGCCTGTCGAAGGTGAATACGCCAGCCGAAATCGCCGCCAAGCGTGGTCTTTCGGTGGATCAGATCCAGGGGTAAGTCATGGCTGACAAGAAAATCAAAGTGACGCT is a window encoding:
- the rplW gene encoding 50S ribosomal protein L23, with the protein product MNQERLMQVLLAPQISEKATYVADKYEQVIFRVASDATKPEIKAAVELLFKVEVEGVQVSNVKGKVKRFKGATGRRKGWKKAYVSLKPGQEINFVEGGNA
- the rplB gene encoding 50S ribosomal protein L2, which codes for MALVKVKPTSPGRRAVVQVVNANLHKGKPFAALVEAKSGNAGRNNNGRITVRHQGGGHKQAYRVIDFKRNKDGIPAKVERLEYDPNRTANIALLCYADGERRYIIANKGMVVGQPIMSGSEAPIKSGNALPIRNIPVGTTICCVEMLPGKGAQIARSAGTSVQLLAREGAYAQIRLRSGEVRRVHVECRATIGEVGNEEHNLRKFGKAGAMRWRGIRPTVRGTAMNPVDHPHGGGEGRTGEGRVPVNPWGQPTKGYRTRSNKRTNSMIVQRRHKR
- the rpsS gene encoding 30S ribosomal protein S19; protein product: MGRSLKKGPFVDAHLIDKVEAVRATSDKRPIKTWSRRSTILPEFIGLTIAVHNGKQHIPVFVTENMVGHKLGEFSLTRTFKGHTAGKKAKK
- the rplV gene encoding 50S ribosomal protein L22 is translated as METRASLRGVRLSAQKGRLVADLVRGKPVGQALNILAFCPKKGAGIVKKVLESAIANAEHNDGADIDELTVKTIYVEKGMVLKRFTARAKGRGNRIIKPTCHIYLTVGN
- the rpsC gene encoding 30S ribosomal protein S3, which produces MGQKIHPTGFRLAVTKNWSSRWYANSKDFPGMLNEDIKVREYLKRKLAHASVGRVLIERPAKNARVTVYSARPGVVIGKKGEDIEQLRSDLQRIMGVPVHVSIEEIRKPEIDAQLIADSIAQQLEKRIMFRRAMKRAMQNAMRLGAQGIKVMSAGRLNGAEIARSEWYREGRVPLHTLRADIDYATSEALTTYGIIGIKVWVYKGDMLDRNEQPAVEEPVADDRRPRRAPGKPEGDRPRTRTVKKTDGTVDPAKRVRKAGA
- the rplP gene encoding 50S ribosomal protein L16 — translated: MLQPNRRKFRKEHKGRNEGLATRGTKVSFGEWGLKAIGRGRLTARQIEAARRAMTRHIKRGGRIWIRIFPDKPISKKPAEVRMGNGKGNPEYWVAEIQPGKVLYEMDGVNEALAREAFALAAAKLPIPTTFVTRHLG
- the rpmC gene encoding 50S ribosomal protein L29, whose amino-acid sequence is MKASELRTKSVDELKKELLDLLKAQFGLRMQLATQQLSNTSQMSKVRRDIARVRTLIREKAVQQ
- the rpsQ gene encoding 30S ribosomal protein S17, with amino-acid sequence MSESSSSKRTLIGRVVSDKMEKTVTVLVERKVKHPMYGKVMVRSKKYHAHNEGNSAKAGDLVEIVETRPVSRTKTWAVTSVLEKAIVV
- the rplN gene encoding 50S ribosomal protein L14; the protein is MIQMQTTLDVADNTGARSVMCIKVLGGSRRRYAGIGDIIKVSIKDAAPRGRVKKGDVYNAVVVRTAKGVRRPDGSLVRFDGNAAVLLNNKLEPIGTRIFGPVTRELRTERFMKIVSLAPEVL
- the rplX gene encoding 50S ribosomal protein L24, giving the protein MEKIRKGDEIVVITGKDKGKRGTVLRRVDDEHVLVEGVNRAKKHVKPNPVKGVAGGIVDKDMPIHISNVALFNPATKKADRVGIKALEDGRKVRVFKSNGELVNA
- the rplE gene encoding 50S ribosomal protein L5 — encoded protein: MARLQQFYKDTIVSDLVKQFSYKSVMEVPRITKITLNMGVGEAVADKKVLENAVGDMQKIAGQKPVTTKARKSIAGFKIRDGYPIGCMVTLRGPRMFEFLDRLVTIALPRVRDFRGISGKGFDGQGNYNMGVKEQIIFPEIEYDKIDALRGMNISITTTAKTDAEAKALLAAFKFPFKN